A window of Agrobacterium tumefaciens contains these coding sequences:
- a CDS encoding AAA family ATPase has protein sequence MTDDLGGHILLLSGHPGSGKSTIAETLANRPGVPKVHFHSDDLWGYIKHGRIDPWLPQSHQQNRMIMQIAADVAGRYASEGYFVILDGVVRPDWLPAFSALARPLHYIVLRTTAAEAIERCQARGGDSLSDPDVVADLHSQFAALGAFEHYVLQVSSKDKDQALQSVINALQSARFRIGALDESNR, from the coding sequence ATGACAGACGATCTTGGCGGCCATATCCTGCTTCTGTCCGGCCACCCCGGCTCCGGAAAATCCACAATCGCCGAAACGCTGGCGAACCGCCCCGGCGTTCCAAAGGTGCATTTTCACAGCGATGATCTGTGGGGATATATCAAGCACGGCCGTATCGATCCATGGCTACCGCAATCCCATCAGCAGAACCGCATGATCATGCAGATTGCCGCCGACGTTGCCGGTCGTTACGCGAGTGAGGGCTACTTCGTCATCCTCGACGGCGTCGTGCGACCAGACTGGCTGCCGGCCTTTTCGGCACTTGCCCGGCCACTCCACTACATCGTCCTGCGCACCACAGCGGCAGAGGCAATCGAACGCTGTCAGGCCCGGGGTGGTGACAGCCTGAGCGACCCTGATGTCGTGGCCGATCTCCACTCGCAGTTCGCCGCTCTTGGCGCCTTCGAGCACTATGTCCTACAAGTGTCTAGCAAGGACAAGGATCAGGCTCTTCAGTCGGTCATCAATGCGCTGCAATCGGCACGTTTCCGTATCGGTGCTTTGGATGAAAGCAATCGATAA
- a CDS encoding AbrB/MazE/SpoVT family DNA-binding domain-containing protein yields the protein MTTTVTAKGQVTIPKAVRELLGISPGSSVDFVRAPDGRIVLVRADKKQPLVRFAKLRGHAGEGLDTDAILALTRGDE from the coding sequence ATGACAACAACGGTAACGGCCAAAGGGCAGGTCACCATTCCAAAAGCCGTACGCGAGCTTTTGGGGATTTCACCAGGAAGCTCTGTCGATTTTGTTCGGGCTCCCGATGGACGGATTGTTCTGGTCAGGGCGGACAAGAAACAGCCACTCGTGCGTTTCGCCAAGTTGCGCGGCCATGCTGGTGAAGGTCTAGATACCGACGCGATCCTGGCTCTCACCCGTGGTGACGAGTGA
- a CDS encoding type II toxin-antitoxin system VapC family toxin, with the protein MTLVDTNVLLDLVTDDPAWADWSIEQLELASVSGPLFINDVVYAELSVRYERIEALDAFVDQAGLKFSPFPRAAFFLAGKAFTRYRRGGGTRTGVLPDFFIGAHAAIQNLPLLTRDVARYRSYFPTITLISPEV; encoded by the coding sequence GTGACGCTTGTCGATACAAATGTACTGCTTGATCTCGTAACGGACGACCCGGCTTGGGCCGACTGGTCAATCGAGCAGCTCGAGCTGGCAAGCGTTTCTGGTCCGCTGTTTATCAATGACGTCGTCTACGCGGAACTATCTGTTCGGTATGAGCGGATTGAGGCTCTTGATGCTTTTGTCGATCAGGCGGGGCTGAAGTTCAGCCCTTTCCCTCGCGCTGCGTTTTTTTTGGCGGGTAAGGCCTTTACCAGATATCGACGCGGCGGCGGTACCCGTACCGGTGTTTTGCCTGACTTTTTCATCGGAGCCCACGCGGCAATACAAAACCTTCCTTTGTTGACGCGAGATGTGGCTCGTTACCGATCATATTTTCCAACTATCACTCTGATCTCACCTGAAGTTTAG
- a CDS encoding FAD/NAD(P)-binding protein → MGSRVCIIGSGPTGIFTLQRLVQSPAPLSITVYEAEMLAGKGTPYLPGANDPVMLSNIPSIEIPPMPMSLVDWLSSQSDDYLSRFSIVRSGINEREFYPRLVLGDYFHTQFTAIVTDARNRGHEVDVCPGHFVRDIVLGIDQIRVSVDTNDGSFDAIFDHVVMATGHNWPDKTEVRPGYFASPWPAAALKAACHGRLGILGTSLSGIDALLTVAVSCGSFIHDEAGILQFRAATGHENFLAVMMSRKGLLPEADFYGPLPYSMPNVCTQEAVDQEIGRGPVGLLDRVFELFRREIATADPDYASEIALNSLTVDSFAEAYYGRRSATDPFAWAAANLAEVEHNARERFTVPWRYAILITHEIIARAIPHLDTQDLGRFNKSFKSVFIDDYATVPHLSIKRLLALRNAGRLEIMRLGDDYSIDTDGLSRGARVRTRDAEEIFDSFIDATGQTALSARDLPFPSLRRGTVKPAMTVESGTPLAIEENDPIVRRTGGIAVDESYRPLDTGLLSNRLYCVAIPFLLHKHPFVQGITSAAELGETAAAAILEDLSKTAFPSILLTA, encoded by the coding sequence ATGGGCAGTCGAGTTTGCATCATTGGGTCAGGTCCCACCGGTATTTTCACACTTCAGCGTCTGGTTCAGTCTCCCGCACCACTCTCCATCACCGTTTACGAAGCCGAAATGCTGGCCGGAAAAGGGACGCCCTATCTTCCGGGCGCCAACGATCCGGTAATGCTGTCCAATATCCCCAGCATTGAAATACCTCCAATGCCCATGTCGCTAGTCGACTGGCTGTCTAGCCAGAGTGACGATTATCTGAGCCGCTTCTCCATTGTGCGATCTGGAATCAATGAGCGCGAATTCTATCCACGGCTCGTTCTGGGCGATTATTTTCACACACAATTCACAGCCATTGTGACAGACGCGAGGAACCGCGGGCATGAGGTCGATGTGTGCCCCGGTCATTTTGTCAGGGATATCGTTCTCGGTATCGATCAGATCCGCGTCAGCGTCGATACGAATGATGGCAGTTTTGATGCCATTTTCGACCATGTCGTGATGGCGACCGGCCACAACTGGCCAGATAAAACCGAGGTGAGACCCGGTTATTTTGCGTCTCCATGGCCAGCGGCAGCTCTTAAGGCTGCCTGCCACGGTCGGCTTGGTATATTGGGAACGTCTCTGAGCGGCATCGATGCCCTGTTAACCGTCGCGGTATCGTGCGGTTCATTTATCCATGATGAGGCGGGAATATTGCAGTTTCGCGCTGCCACCGGCCACGAGAATTTCTTGGCTGTGATGATGTCGCGCAAGGGGTTGCTGCCAGAAGCTGACTTCTACGGGCCGCTTCCATATTCAATGCCCAATGTATGCACGCAGGAGGCCGTGGATCAGGAGATTGGACGAGGACCGGTTGGTTTGCTCGACAGGGTGTTTGAACTTTTTCGCCGTGAAATCGCGACTGCTGATCCCGACTACGCCTCTGAGATAGCCTTGAACAGCCTGACCGTCGATAGTTTCGCGGAAGCTTATTATGGGCGCCGGTCAGCCACTGATCCATTCGCCTGGGCAGCAGCGAACCTTGCGGAGGTCGAGCATAATGCCCGGGAACGTTTCACGGTACCCTGGCGCTACGCCATTTTGATAACACACGAAATTATCGCGCGGGCGATCCCACATTTGGACACACAGGATCTGGGCCGGTTCAACAAGTCGTTCAAAAGTGTCTTCATTGATGACTATGCGACAGTTCCGCATTTGTCGATCAAGCGTCTTCTTGCACTACGGAATGCCGGCCGGCTCGAGATTATGCGGCTCGGCGACGATTATTCCATCGATACTGATGGTCTTTCGCGCGGGGCGAGGGTGCGGACGAGGGATGCCGAAGAGATATTCGACAGCTTTATCGATGCCACTGGCCAGACTGCCCTCTCCGCCCGGGACTTGCCTTTCCCTTCGCTGCGGCGCGGGACTGTGAAACCAGCAATGACAGTGGAGTCCGGGACTCCATTAGCTATTGAAGAGAATGACCCAATTGTCAGAAGAACCGGTGGTATAGCGGTGGATGAAAGTTACCGTCCGCTCGATACGGGCCTGCTGTCGAACCGGCTTTACTGTGTGGCCATTCCCTTTCTGTTGCACAAGCATCCGTTCGTTCAGGGCATAACAAGCGCAGCGGAACTGGGTGAGACCGCTGCGGCGGCCATTCTGGAAGACCTGAGCAAAACCGCATTTCCGTCGATACTTTTAACGGCCTGA
- a CDS encoding MOSC domain-containing protein — MSSLGGEICHEADIRLNGITGDRRFGLFDPVSGVVAAPEKDARWRPALFLKSAMDEDGVRIGFPNGRWLYLEDSQLPQALSAHFGFEVEIGSYAEADPLAPSVPRIRNRYSVSPLHLVTTSSLCELQRMTPQSTIDRLRFRPNILLETEDMSGFSEFGWIGDELSFGAVEVTVTETTKRCGMTLIAQPELKEQPEILRTMLRNTSRALGIYCEPRTTGRIEIGTTGKKHVG; from the coding sequence GTGAGCTCACTCGGCGGGGAAATATGCCATGAGGCCGACATCCGTCTGAATGGGATCACGGGAGATAGGCGTTTCGGCCTCTTTGATCCCGTGTCCGGTGTAGTCGCTGCGCCGGAGAAAGACGCTCGTTGGCGCCCGGCGCTTTTTCTTAAGAGCGCCATGGATGAGGATGGCGTTCGTATTGGGTTTCCGAACGGACGATGGCTATACCTCGAAGATTCTCAATTGCCGCAGGCGCTGTCAGCGCATTTCGGATTTGAAGTGGAGATCGGCAGTTATGCTGAGGCGGATCCTCTGGCGCCCTCTGTCCCGCGAATTAGAAATCGCTATTCGGTATCGCCCCTGCATTTAGTTACTACCTCCTCATTGTGCGAACTTCAGCGGATGACGCCACAAAGCACTATTGACCGGCTGCGTTTTCGACCCAACATCCTACTTGAGACGGAAGACATGTCCGGGTTTTCAGAATTTGGCTGGATCGGCGACGAACTCAGTTTCGGCGCAGTTGAGGTCACGGTGACGGAAACGACAAAACGCTGTGGCATGACACTTATTGCCCAGCCGGAGCTGAAGGAGCAGCCTGAAATCCTCCGAACGATGCTGAGAAACACCAGTCGCGCGCTTGGCATTTATTGTGAGCCCAGGACAACAGGCCGTATTGAGATCGGCACTACCGGGAAAAAACACGTCGGGTAG
- a CDS encoding MbcA/ParS/Xre antitoxin family protein produces MALAQYADKGLFAPRKIADILHTTSGDIARSAGLGKDAVQRKERIKSDKTQRRLREMIEVINKVDARFGSALMAYAWYRSEPLSGFSGHTAMQLVRYGRAYEVLEYIDAIDAGVHA; encoded by the coding sequence ATGGCTCTCGCACAATATGCTGACAAAGGGCTGTTCGCGCCAAGAAAAATCGCCGACATTCTTCATACAACAAGCGGCGATATCGCCCGCAGTGCCGGGTTGGGCAAAGATGCCGTACAGCGCAAAGAACGCATCAAGTCGGACAAAACCCAACGGCGGCTGCGCGAAATGATCGAAGTCATCAACAAGGTCGACGCCCGTTTCGGGTCTGCACTCATGGCATATGCGTGGTATCGTTCAGAACCTCTCTCAGGCTTCTCTGGCCACACAGCAATGCAGCTCGTCCGATACGGGCGCGCTTACGAAGTGCTCGAATACATCGACGCCATTGACGCCGGCGTGCATGCCTGA
- a CDS encoding MATE family efflux transporter, protein MSLRQSPKNRFLTASPGKIFAATAFPMIAIMVMNGMLGIIDAVFLGHFVGAAAMAAVGMAFPVLMLTIALSTLVSGGMSSLLARQLGADDRNAANATFASAHGLALTTASALIVIFCAGGWAFALHIAGTDGPVAEMLWIFLAITIFGTPVQFLLGIHADAWRNEGQAGLMALMSFGVTLINILLNYILVVVLELGVAGSATGTVLAQTLGLVLLAGLRPFLGGVMPLNRLRRNPWTSSWRRIVALGAPVSLGFIGTALSAASVVLALRLAGATDHATTFAAYGIVTRIFGFAFLPIMAIAMAMQSIVGNNVGARLYSRSDAVLRIAAATTLLYCLAVEVLLLGQGTVVGAAFVADPDVIGEVGRLLRPMAAVYLFSGPVLVLGLYFQAIGQPARAALLTMVKPLILLPVLVTIAAAMLGADAIWFAFPLADGVAAIIATLILADALKARGNAGIGLKAVESARKISAERTRRRR, encoded by the coding sequence ATGTCTTTGCGACAATCGCCCAAAAATCGTTTTCTAACTGCCTCGCCAGGCAAAATTTTTGCCGCAACCGCATTTCCTATGATCGCCATCATGGTGATGAACGGGATGCTGGGTATTATCGACGCCGTCTTTCTGGGGCATTTCGTCGGTGCGGCCGCCATGGCGGCCGTCGGCATGGCGTTTCCAGTTCTGATGCTGACGATCGCGCTTTCGACCCTTGTGAGCGGGGGAATGTCCAGCCTGCTGGCTCGCCAGCTCGGCGCCGACGACCGTAACGCGGCCAACGCGACCTTCGCCAGCGCGCATGGACTTGCGTTGACGACCGCGTCAGCGCTGATCGTGATCTTCTGTGCGGGTGGGTGGGCCTTCGCTCTGCACATTGCCGGAACCGATGGGCCGGTTGCCGAAATGCTGTGGATCTTCCTGGCAATCACCATATTCGGAACCCCGGTACAATTTCTGCTCGGTATCCATGCCGACGCCTGGAGGAACGAAGGACAGGCGGGATTGATGGCGCTCATGTCATTTGGGGTCACACTCATCAACATCCTGCTGAACTACATCCTGGTCGTCGTGCTTGAACTGGGCGTCGCGGGATCGGCTACGGGCACGGTTCTGGCACAGACGCTCGGACTGGTGCTTTTGGCGGGGCTACGCCCGTTCCTTGGCGGCGTGATGCCGCTCAACAGACTGCGGCGGAACCCTTGGACCAGCAGTTGGAGGCGTATCGTTGCGCTGGGCGCACCCGTCAGTCTGGGTTTTATCGGAACGGCGCTTTCAGCCGCCAGTGTGGTTCTCGCTCTTCGTCTTGCAGGCGCCACAGATCACGCCACGACCTTTGCCGCCTACGGGATCGTGACACGCATTTTCGGTTTTGCCTTCCTGCCAATCATGGCGATCGCGATGGCGATGCAGAGCATCGTCGGCAACAATGTTGGAGCGCGGCTTTACTCCCGCTCGGATGCGGTCCTGCGGATCGCTGCTGCAACAACATTGCTCTATTGTCTTGCCGTCGAGGTTTTGTTGCTGGGCCAAGGCACAGTCGTCGGAGCTGCCTTTGTCGCTGATCCGGATGTGATCGGTGAGGTCGGCCGGTTGCTTCGCCCCATGGCTGCGGTCTATCTCTTTTCCGGACCAGTTCTTGTGCTCGGTCTATATTTTCAAGCGATCGGCCAACCGGCCCGCGCGGCTCTTTTGACCATGGTCAAGCCGCTTATCCTATTACCTGTCTTGGTCACGATCGCTGCGGCAATGTTGGGCGCGGACGCAATCTGGTTTGCCTTTCCGCTGGCAGATGGTGTGGCCGCAATCATCGCAACTCTTATCCTTGCCGACGCCCTCAAGGCGAGGGGAAACGCGGGTATCGGGCTCAAGGCCGTGGAAAGCGCACGCAAAATCTCCGCGGAGCGTACTCGCCGCAGACGGTAA